A single region of the Gossypium arboreum isolate Shixiya-1 chromosome 12, ASM2569848v2, whole genome shotgun sequence genome encodes:
- the LOC108477808 gene encoding uncharacterized protein LOC108477808 isoform X1, with protein sequence MGFTGSTRLVIMMVASLWGMSIANKDWGSGYNHTNWDWGWGWGWGPYHPPNQTQGPNKINVGGSENWHFGFNYTEWAFQNGPFYFNDTLVFKYDPPSNNTFPHSVYLLPNLWSFLTCDLRRAKMIASPTQGGGDGFHFVLNRWRPYYFACGERNGFHCKVGRMRFMVVPFFRWNH encoded by the exons ATGGGTTTTACAGGTTCCACAAGACTCGTCATAATGATGGTGGCTTCTCTATGGGGAATGAGCATTGCCAACAAGGATTGGGGCTCTGGTTATAACCACACCAACTGGGACTGGGGCTGGGGCTGGGGCTGGGGACCCTACCATCCCCCTAATCAAACACAAGGCCCCAACAAGATCAATGTGGGCGGATCAGAAAACTGGCACTTCGGCTTCAACTACACTGAATGGGCATTCCAAAATGGTCCTTTCTACTTCAACGATACACTAG TGTTCAAATATGATCCACCAAGCAACAACACTTTTCCACACAGCGTTTACTTGCTGCCAAATCTGTGGAGTTTCCTGACTTGTGACTTAAGAAGAGCAAAGATGATTGCTAGTCCCACACAAGGAGGCGGCGACGGCTTCCACTTTGTGCTCAATCGATGGAGGCCCTATTACTTTGCTTGCGGTGAACGTAACGGTTTTCATTGCAAGGTTGGTCGTATGAGGTTTATGGTAGTGCCATTTTTCCGTTGGAACCATTGA
- the LOC108478557 gene encoding alkane hydroxylase MAH1-like, giving the protein MMAVLFVYLGFMVFGIIFLCFLYRFIDNNGLPRNWPLVGMIPMLLLNIHRPHDKVAQILRRSNGTFFYTGLWFTNTSFLATSDPENVRYILSSNSSVYLKGPEWLKQFDIFGEALFNSDGEAWKRHRRVFHAFLNHPQFRQSLSKVLHQRIEEALVKVLEYVSGREMVVNLQDLLVRHAFDIGCITGVGFNPGLLSIEFPENRFHKAMSDTLEAAFYRYVMPDSLWKLQSWLQIGKEKKRSDAWKAFDDLLTQFISTQRHKSKKSVASSGSNEENDFNFLNCYLTGHEITGPTPKDSLIRDNLVHFLFASDDTYSLTLTWFFYLISKAPMVENKIRDEIKRHLSMKQVKGGLQIPSNYDELSKLTYLHAALCETLRLHPPIPFEFRTCTKQDFLPSGHRVHPNTRIIIGIHAMGRMESLWGEDCYEFKPERWISEDGKIKRESPTKFSAFLAGPRICPGKEVSFLLMKATATAIIHNYNFHVVEGQNIGPKNSAFYQMKKGLMVRVKKRWS; this is encoded by the coding sequence ATGATGGCAGTACTGTTTGTATATCTTGGATTTATGGTTTTTGGAataatttttctttgttttctctatCGTTTCATAGACAACAATGGCCTCCCTCGAAACTGGCCACTTGTTGGGATGATTCCCATGTTACTTCTCAACATCCATCGCCCTCATGACAAAGTTGCCCAAATCCTCAGACGAAGCAATGGCACCTTCTTTTATACAGGACTTTGGTTTACTAACACTAGCTTCTTAGCCACCTCGGATCCTGAGAATGTGCGTTATATATTGAGCTCCAACAGTTCTGTTTATTTGAAAGGTCCTGAATGGCTGAAGCAGTTTGATATCTTCGGCGAAGCACTTTTCAATTCCGACGGTGAGGCATGGAAACGTCACCGCAGAGTTTTCCATGCTTTCTTGAATCACCCTCAGTTCCGGCAATCACTTTCAAAGGTTCTCCATCAACGTATAGAGGAAGCGCTTGTTAAAGTTCTTGAATATGTTTCTGGACGAGAGATGGTGGTGAACTTGCAAGATTTGCTGGTAAGGCATGCGTTTGACATTGGTTGCATAACGGGCGTGGGCTTCAACCCTGGGCTGCTCTCCATTGAATTCCCTGAGAATCGATTCCACAAAGCCATGAGTGATACTTTGGAGGCAGCTTTTTACAGATATGTAATGCCTGACAGTCTTTGGAAGTTGCAGAGTTGGCTTCAGATTGGGAAAGAGAAGAAACGGAGTGATGCTTGGAAGGCTTTCGATGATCTTTTAACACAATTTATATCGACCCAACGCCACAAATCCAAGAAATCAGTGGCATCCTCAGGCTCAAATGAAGAGAATGATTTCAATTTCTTGAACTGTTACCTGACAGGACATGAGATAACAGGCCCAACACCAAAAGACAGTCTTATAAGAGACAACCTTGTACATTTTTTGTTTGCCAGTGATGATACTTACAGTTTAACTCTCACTTGGTTCTTCTATCTCATCTCCAAGGCACCCATGGTTGAAAACAAGATCAGAGATGAAATAAAGAGACACTTAtcaatgaaacaagtaaaggggGGCTTGCAAATACCATCCAACTACGACGAGTTGAGTAAACTAACATATCTTCATGCAGCGTTGTGCGAAACCCTAAGACTACATCCACCGATTCCGTTCGAATTCCGAACATGTACAAAGCAGGACTTTCTTCCGAGCGGTCATCGGGTCCATCCAAACACCCGAATCATAATTGGAATACATGCAATGGGAAGGATGGAAAGCTTATGGGGAGAAGATTGCTATGAGTTCAAGCCAGAAAGATGGATTAGTGAAGATGGGAAGATTAAACGAGAGTCGCCAACTAAATTTAGCGCATTCCTTGCGGGGCCAAGGATTTGTCCAGGGAAAGAGGTGTCGTTTCTGTTGATGAAGGCTACCGCAACAGCCATCATTCATAACTACAACTTTCATGTGGTGGAAGGGCAGAATATTGGTCCCAAAAACAGTGCGTTTTATCAGATGAAGAAGGGGTTAATGGTTAGGGTTAAGAAGAGATGGAGTTGA
- the LOC108478781 gene encoding uncharacterized protein LOC108478781 — MGFRFAQGLVLLQAIACVVEVSLANKGWDSHTYPYNHSSAPKRFTVGGSQHWQFGVNYTDWSLKSAPFYFNDTLVFKYDPPSNTTFPHSVSLLPNLRSFLNCDLKKAKLIANQTQGGGNGFEFVLKKKNKKKPYYFVCGERNGFHCKVGIMKFAVAPLLRPRPF, encoded by the exons ATGGGGTTTAGGTTTGCTCAAGGGCTTGTTCTACTGCAGGCTATTGCCTGCGTAGTGGAAGTAAGCTTGGCTAACAAGGGTTGGGATTCCCATACTTATCCCTACAATCATAGCAGTGCCCCCAAAAGGTTCACTGTTGGGGGATCACAGCATTGGCAATTTGGGGTCAACTACACCGACTGGTCACTCAAAAGCGCTCCCTTCTACTTCAATGACACTCTTG TGTTCAAATATGATCCACCAAGCAACACCACGTTTCCTCACAGTGTCTCATTGCTACCCAACCTCAGGAGCTTCCTTAACTGCGACTTGAAGAAAGCTAAGCTGATCGCCAACCAAACTCAAGGTGGCGGAAATGGGTTTGAGtttgttttgaagaagaagaataagaagAAGCCCTACTACTTCGTTTGTGGTGAGCGCAATGGCTTTCACTGCAAGGTTGGGATTATGAAATTCGCTGTGGCGCCGCTCCTCCGTCCTCGGCCCTTCTGA
- the LOC108477808 gene encoding uncharacterized protein LOC108477808 isoform X2, producing MMVASLWGMSIANKDWGSGYNHTNWDWGWGWGWGPYHPPNQTQGPNKINVGGSENWHFGFNYTEWAFQNGPFYFNDTLVFKYDPPSNNTFPHSVYLLPNLWSFLTCDLRRAKMIASPTQGGGDGFHFVLNRWRPYYFACGERNGFHCKVGRMRFMVVPFFRWNH from the exons ATGATGGTGGCTTCTCTATGGGGAATGAGCATTGCCAACAAGGATTGGGGCTCTGGTTATAACCACACCAACTGGGACTGGGGCTGGGGCTGGGGCTGGGGACCCTACCATCCCCCTAATCAAACACAAGGCCCCAACAAGATCAATGTGGGCGGATCAGAAAACTGGCACTTCGGCTTCAACTACACTGAATGGGCATTCCAAAATGGTCCTTTCTACTTCAACGATACACTAG TGTTCAAATATGATCCACCAAGCAACAACACTTTTCCACACAGCGTTTACTTGCTGCCAAATCTGTGGAGTTTCCTGACTTGTGACTTAAGAAGAGCAAAGATGATTGCTAGTCCCACACAAGGAGGCGGCGACGGCTTCCACTTTGTGCTCAATCGATGGAGGCCCTATTACTTTGCTTGCGGTGAACGTAACGGTTTTCATTGCAAGGTTGGTCGTATGAGGTTTATGGTAGTGCCATTTTTCCGTTGGAACCATTGA